From Osmerus mordax isolate fOsmMor3 chromosome 8, fOsmMor3.pri, whole genome shotgun sequence, a single genomic window includes:
- the zc3h14 gene encoding zinc finger CCCH domain-containing protein 14 isoform X2 produces the protein MEIGTEISKKIRAAIKGKLQELGAYVDEELPDYIMVMVANKKTSQQMADDLSLFLGNNTIKFTVWLHGVLEKLRSVAVEPATSRPQLFDSGVPAAESHDLGSEVRKGEGSKALAVSSTRSDRAETRVSSSAHDHHARAAAAERMSSRLTSTVKPMMEPPSSEAVIDIKPELDDDLIATDVVEVGVPGGRTRGNSSRATAQVYRPPPGRSYSGRSADTYRSFEGSSHSRHQEGALQDRRSNRTSRNGASSSRQQEEASRKRKAPVASSVVRVSRAADEAQDSDDQDEEDDDDEEDEGYGARSMSSRVSLPRKPERRPSLPPAKQANKNLLLKAISEAQDSISKTTAYQTVHQKQTVPVAPRTRMVSNEMSAAIQLVQEHLHSLAPRPQTYTPTGLQPPRHAVQSRSLASRLQLDLPEENATTLPSDLVAEAAQEQESKALDTRSFIMSRPVLAEEPVSVRSRLGLLNKEEITPATPRMVQASKEKGSLLGSASPKFIVTLDGIPSPLGNLADCDMETDDGARVAKTAVAEAAIHLNREPKLSIHQRLQHGALFADEEEMEMGEDEAVPVKRQKVLERCKFWPVCKSADDCLYHHPTTQCKTFPNCKFGEKCLFVHPNCKYDAKCTKPDCPFTHVSRRGPAPPPRPVYTPAPQTQSASVCRFFPECKKVDCPFYHPKPCRFAAQCRRTGCTFYHPSTSVPPRHALKWTKTQSS, from the exons ATGGAGATTGGGACAGAAATAAGCAAGAAAATTAGG GCAGCCATCAAGGGCAAGCTTCAGGAACTTGGAGCGTATGTGG aCGAGGAACTTCCTGACTACATAATGGTTATGGTGGCGAACAAGAAGACTTCCCAACAAATGGCAGacgacctctctctctttcttgggaACAACACTATCAAGTTTACTGTCTG GTTGCATGGTGTCCTTGAGAAGCTAAGGTCTGTTGCAGTGG AGCCAGCAACCTCAAGACCCCAGCTCTTTGATAGTGGTGTTCCTGCTGCTGAGAGTCATGATTTGGGGAGTGAAgtcaggaagggggaggggtcgaAGGCCCTTGCTGTGTCCAGCACACGCTCTGACAGGGCAGAGACCCGTGTGTCAAGCTCTGCCCATGACCACCATGCAAG GGCTGCCGCAGCAGAGCGAATGTCCTCCCGCCTGACGTCCACTGTGAAGCCCATGATGGAGCCGCCGTCCTCTGAAGCAGTCATCGACATCAAGCCTGAACTGGACGATGACCTCATTGCCACAGACGTGGTGGAGGTAGGCGTCCCAGGTGGTCGCACGCGCGGAAACTCCAGCCGTGCCACGGCGCAGGTCTACAGACCCCCGCCCGGCAGGTCCTACTCCGGCAGGTCTGCGGACACCTACAGGTCTTTTGAGGGGTCCTCACACAGCAGGCACCAGGAAGGAGCCTTGCAGGACCGAAGAAGCAACAGGACCTCCAGAAATGGGGCCAGCAGTAGTAGG cagcaggaggaggcgtCACGAAAACGCAAGGCGCCAGTAGCCAGTTCCGTGGTCCGGGTGAGCAGGGCTGCAGACGAGGCTCAGGATAGTGACGACCAGGATGAAGAAGATGACGAcgatgaggaggatgaaggataTGGGGCCCGGAGCATGTCCAGCCGGGTCTCCCTGCCTAGGAAACCAGAACGCAG accctccctgcCACCAGCCAAACAGGCCAATAAGAACCTGCTCCTCAAAGCCATCTCTGAGGCGCAGGATTCCATCTCCAAGACAACAGCTTACCAAACAG tccaccAGAAGCAGACAGTGCCTGTGGCTCCCCGGACCCGTATGGTCAGCAACGAGATGAGTGCCGCCATCCAGCTGGTCCAGGAACACCTTCACAGCCTGGCTCCTCGGCCCCAGACCTACACCCCCACCGGGCTCCAGCCCCCTAGGCACGCTG TTCAGTCGAGATCGCTGGCGTCCCGTCTCCAGTTGGACCTGCCGGAGGAGAACGCCACAACGCTGCCCTCTGACTTAG TGGCAGAGGCAGCCCAGGAGCAAGAGAGCAAGGCCCTGGACACGCGCTCCTTCATCATGAGCAGGCCTGTCCTGGCGGAGGAGCCCGTCTCTGTGAGGAGCAGGCTGGGTCTTCTGAATAAGGAGGAAATCACACCTGCTACACCGCGCATGGTGcaggccag TAAGGAGAAGGGTTCTTTGCTGGGCTCCGCTAGTCCCAAGTTCATCGTGACGCTGGACGGCATCCCAAGCCCACTTGGGAACCTCGCCGACTGCGACATGGAGACGGATGACGGTGCCAGAGTGGCTAAGACCGCCGTAGCCGAGGCAGCCATCCATTTGAACCGTGAGCCAAAACTGAGCATCCACCAGAGACTCCAGCATGGAGCCCTCTTTGCTGACG aggaagagatggagatgggggaAGACGAGGCTGTCCCTGTCAAACGACAGAAGGTTCTAGAACGCTGCAAGTTCTGGCCCGTGTGTAAGAGTGCAGACGACTGTTTATACCACCATCCTACCACACAGTGCAA GACATTCCCCAACTGCAAGTTCGGAGAGAAATGTCTGTTTGTCCACCCCAACTGTAAATACGATGCTAAGTGCACCAAGCCAGACTGCCCCTTCACTCACGTGAGCCGcagaggccccgccccccctcccagaccag TCTATACTCCAGCTCCACAGACGCAGAGTGCTAGTGTGTGCCGCTTCTTCCCAGAGTGTAAGAAGGTGGACTGCCCCTTCTACCACCCCAAG
- the zc3h14 gene encoding zinc finger CCCH domain-containing protein 14 isoform X1 has protein sequence MEIGTEISKKIRAAIKGKLQELGAYVDEELPDYIMVMVANKKTSQQMADDLSLFLGNNTIKFTVWLHGVLEKLRSVAVEPATSRPQLFDSGVPAAESHDLGSEVRKGEGSKALAVSSTRSDRAETRVSSSAHDHHARAAAAERMSSRLTSTVKPMMEPPSSEAVIDIKPELDDDLIATDVVEVGVPGGRTRGNSSRATAQVYRPPPGRSYSGRSADTYRSFEGSSHSRHQEGALQDRRSNRTSRNGASSSRQQQEEASRKRKAPVASSVVRVSRAADEAQDSDDQDEEDDDDEEDEGYGARSMSSRVSLPRKPERRPSLPPAKQANKNLLLKAISEAQDSISKTTAYQTVHQKQTVPVAPRTRMVSNEMSAAIQLVQEHLHSLAPRPQTYTPTGLQPPRHAVQSRSLASRLQLDLPEENATTLPSDLVAEAAQEQESKALDTRSFIMSRPVLAEEPVSVRSRLGLLNKEEITPATPRMVQASKEKGSLLGSASPKFIVTLDGIPSPLGNLADCDMETDDGARVAKTAVAEAAIHLNREPKLSIHQRLQHGALFADEEEMEMGEDEAVPVKRQKVLERCKFWPVCKSADDCLYHHPTTQCKTFPNCKFGEKCLFVHPNCKYDAKCTKPDCPFTHVSRRGPAPPPRPVYTPAPQTQSASVCRFFPECKKVDCPFYHPKPCRFAAQCRRTGCTFYHPSTSVPPRHALKWTKTQSS, from the exons ATGGAGATTGGGACAGAAATAAGCAAGAAAATTAGG GCAGCCATCAAGGGCAAGCTTCAGGAACTTGGAGCGTATGTGG aCGAGGAACTTCCTGACTACATAATGGTTATGGTGGCGAACAAGAAGACTTCCCAACAAATGGCAGacgacctctctctctttcttgggaACAACACTATCAAGTTTACTGTCTG GTTGCATGGTGTCCTTGAGAAGCTAAGGTCTGTTGCAGTGG AGCCAGCAACCTCAAGACCCCAGCTCTTTGATAGTGGTGTTCCTGCTGCTGAGAGTCATGATTTGGGGAGTGAAgtcaggaagggggaggggtcgaAGGCCCTTGCTGTGTCCAGCACACGCTCTGACAGGGCAGAGACCCGTGTGTCAAGCTCTGCCCATGACCACCATGCAAG GGCTGCCGCAGCAGAGCGAATGTCCTCCCGCCTGACGTCCACTGTGAAGCCCATGATGGAGCCGCCGTCCTCTGAAGCAGTCATCGACATCAAGCCTGAACTGGACGATGACCTCATTGCCACAGACGTGGTGGAGGTAGGCGTCCCAGGTGGTCGCACGCGCGGAAACTCCAGCCGTGCCACGGCGCAGGTCTACAGACCCCCGCCCGGCAGGTCCTACTCCGGCAGGTCTGCGGACACCTACAGGTCTTTTGAGGGGTCCTCACACAGCAGGCACCAGGAAGGAGCCTTGCAGGACCGAAGAAGCAACAGGACCTCCAGAAATGGGGCCAGCAGTAGTAGG cagcagcaggaggaggcgtCACGAAAACGCAAGGCGCCAGTAGCCAGTTCCGTGGTCCGGGTGAGCAGGGCTGCAGACGAGGCTCAGGATAGTGACGACCAGGATGAAGAAGATGACGAcgatgaggaggatgaaggataTGGGGCCCGGAGCATGTCCAGCCGGGTCTCCCTGCCTAGGAAACCAGAACGCAG accctccctgcCACCAGCCAAACAGGCCAATAAGAACCTGCTCCTCAAAGCCATCTCTGAGGCGCAGGATTCCATCTCCAAGACAACAGCTTACCAAACAG tccaccAGAAGCAGACAGTGCCTGTGGCTCCCCGGACCCGTATGGTCAGCAACGAGATGAGTGCCGCCATCCAGCTGGTCCAGGAACACCTTCACAGCCTGGCTCCTCGGCCCCAGACCTACACCCCCACCGGGCTCCAGCCCCCTAGGCACGCTG TTCAGTCGAGATCGCTGGCGTCCCGTCTCCAGTTGGACCTGCCGGAGGAGAACGCCACAACGCTGCCCTCTGACTTAG TGGCAGAGGCAGCCCAGGAGCAAGAGAGCAAGGCCCTGGACACGCGCTCCTTCATCATGAGCAGGCCTGTCCTGGCGGAGGAGCCCGTCTCTGTGAGGAGCAGGCTGGGTCTTCTGAATAAGGAGGAAATCACACCTGCTACACCGCGCATGGTGcaggccag TAAGGAGAAGGGTTCTTTGCTGGGCTCCGCTAGTCCCAAGTTCATCGTGACGCTGGACGGCATCCCAAGCCCACTTGGGAACCTCGCCGACTGCGACATGGAGACGGATGACGGTGCCAGAGTGGCTAAGACCGCCGTAGCCGAGGCAGCCATCCATTTGAACCGTGAGCCAAAACTGAGCATCCACCAGAGACTCCAGCATGGAGCCCTCTTTGCTGACG aggaagagatggagatgggggaAGACGAGGCTGTCCCTGTCAAACGACAGAAGGTTCTAGAACGCTGCAAGTTCTGGCCCGTGTGTAAGAGTGCAGACGACTGTTTATACCACCATCCTACCACACAGTGCAA GACATTCCCCAACTGCAAGTTCGGAGAGAAATGTCTGTTTGTCCACCCCAACTGTAAATACGATGCTAAGTGCACCAAGCCAGACTGCCCCTTCACTCACGTGAGCCGcagaggccccgccccccctcccagaccag TCTATACTCCAGCTCCACAGACGCAGAGTGCTAGTGTGTGCCGCTTCTTCCCAGAGTGTAAGAAGGTGGACTGCCCCTTCTACCACCCCAAG